From the genome of Cytobacillus firmus, one region includes:
- a CDS encoding aldo/keto reductase has translation MNKLSLSATAALVNGVKMPRVGLGVFKVEKEEELITAVKAAIETGYRSIDTASIYGNEEWVGEAIRQSGCNREELFITSKVWNSDQGYETTLKAFNTSLEKMGLEYLDLYLIHWPVEGKYTETWRALEDLYKEGKIKAIGVSNFQISHLENLLKTAEIKPMINQIELHPKLAQTELRDFAAKHNMHIEAWAPLMQGGLFENEVLTEMAEKHGKSIAQIVLRWHLQNGIIVIPKSTKPHRIKENADLFDFELSQQDMELINSLDEHLRVGPDPDNFDF, from the coding sequence ATGAATAAACTATCTTTATCTGCCACTGCAGCACTTGTAAATGGAGTTAAAATGCCCAGGGTTGGCCTTGGGGTATTTAAAGTGGAAAAGGAAGAAGAACTAATAACAGCTGTTAAAGCAGCAATTGAGACCGGATATAGAAGCATCGACACAGCTTCCATCTACGGTAACGAGGAATGGGTCGGAGAAGCCATCCGCCAGTCTGGCTGTAATAGAGAGGAACTTTTTATCACCTCAAAAGTGTGGAATTCCGACCAGGGCTATGAAACAACTCTTAAGGCGTTTAACACCTCATTGGAAAAAATGGGACTTGAATATCTTGATCTTTATTTGATCCATTGGCCTGTTGAGGGGAAATACACAGAAACATGGAGAGCACTGGAGGATTTATACAAAGAAGGTAAAATCAAAGCGATTGGCGTCAGCAACTTTCAGATTAGCCATTTAGAAAATCTATTGAAAACAGCTGAAATCAAACCAATGATTAATCAAATTGAATTGCACCCGAAATTGGCTCAAACTGAACTTCGTGACTTTGCTGCCAAACATAATATGCACATTGAAGCGTGGGCCCCACTAATGCAAGGCGGATTATTCGAAAACGAGGTCCTGACTGAAATGGCTGAAAAACACGGAAAATCCATTGCACAAATTGTCCTGAGGTGGCACCTGCAAAACGGCATTATCGTCATCCCTAAGTCAACAAAACCTCATCGCATCAAAGAAAATGCAGATTTATTTGATTTTGAACTATCTCAGCAAGACATGGAATTGATTAATTCCTTAGATGAACATTTACGGGTAGGACCAGACCCTGACAATTTTGATTTCTAA
- a CDS encoding DUF2935 domain-containing protein translates to MADPIVARSLDEIKFWSRIMKEHALFLSLGFTYEQKQLITEAQQFIALFERIEEKLARFNVNSELGQVQAFNNEVYQAAAAIWSYKRKVLGLTLRCEIRSNNYPLLIDHISREAAYFANRLKELNSGVLAPKPEAIIEENVFFLKIMADHAKFIGHLLDPSERKLVEQAREFSHDFDQLLFQAVDLESMQPQSETKPILSQFLNQNKVSVASLRDFKKTARELIEACRIKSNIHPLLADHTFREAERFLEIIDLFEASLKRS, encoded by the coding sequence ATGGCGGATCCAATTGTTGCTAGATCTCTGGATGAAATTAAATTTTGGTCCAGGATCATGAAAGAACATGCCTTATTCTTAAGTTTGGGTTTTACATATGAACAGAAACAGTTAATTACCGAAGCCCAGCAGTTTATTGCTTTATTTGAACGAATTGAGGAGAAGCTGGCAAGGTTTAATGTAAACTCCGAACTTGGCCAAGTGCAAGCTTTTAATAACGAGGTTTATCAGGCAGCTGCCGCTATCTGGAGCTATAAGAGAAAAGTATTGGGTTTGACCTTAAGATGCGAAATCCGTTCAAATAATTATCCTTTATTGATTGACCATATCAGCAGAGAAGCTGCTTATTTTGCTAATCGATTAAAAGAACTTAACTCAGGGGTACTCGCTCCAAAGCCGGAAGCTATAATAGAGGAGAATGTATTTTTCCTAAAGATTATGGCTGATCATGCTAAATTTATCGGCCATTTATTAGACCCTTCCGAAAGAAAGCTGGTTGAACAGGCCAGAGAGTTCAGCCATGATTTCGATCAATTGCTATTCCAGGCTGTGGACCTGGAATCTATGCAGCCGCAATCAGAAACGAAACCAATTCTGAGCCAATTCTTAAACCAGAATAAAGTATCAGTTGCTTCATTAAGGGATTTTAAGAAAACTGCCAGAGAATTAATAGAGGCATGCCGGATCAAAAGCAATATTCATCCTCTTCTGGCTGACCATACATTTAGAGAAGCAGAAAGATTTTTGGAAATTATCGATTTGTTTGAGGCGAGTCTCAAAAGATCTTAG
- a CDS encoding MFS transporter, with amino-acid sequence MNSIAINRQKEKGGTPALLALAISAFGIGTTEFVPVGLLSAISGDLGISITLAGLLISGYAIGVAIGAPILTALTSKMNRKSLLMSLMVLFIIGNSVAAMSSSFTFLLAARFITAFSHGIFFSIGSTIAADLVPENKRASAIAFMFTGLTVATVTGVPLGTFIGQIFGWRATFWGVALLGIIGIIASALLIPSDLKQAPASKFSEQLKILNSGKLLLAFSITALGYGGTFVSFTYLTPLLEDVTGFSAKWVSIILLVYGVAVAIGNVFGGKASDKDPLKALFWMFTLQAIILGLLTFAAPFKTFGLIAIFLMGLFAFMNVPGLQILVVNLAEKYVPSAVNVASALNIAAFNIGIAIGSFAGGLIVDSIGLIHTPWLGGVMVLGAVFLTGWLKKLDKQTN; translated from the coding sequence ATGAATTCAATTGCAATAAATAGACAAAAAGAAAAAGGCGGCACTCCCGCCCTGCTGGCACTCGCAATCAGTGCATTCGGAATTGGCACCACAGAGTTTGTGCCTGTAGGGCTTTTATCTGCCATATCAGGCGATTTGGGAATTTCCATTACATTGGCCGGTTTATTGATTTCCGGTTATGCCATAGGAGTTGCAATTGGTGCACCTATACTAACTGCTTTGACCAGTAAAATGAACAGAAAGTCATTGCTAATGTCATTAATGGTTTTATTTATCATTGGAAATTCTGTCGCAGCCATGTCTTCGTCTTTTACATTTTTGCTGGCTGCGCGTTTTATAACAGCTTTTTCACACGGCATCTTTTTCTCAATCGGATCGACCATTGCTGCTGATTTAGTTCCTGAAAATAAACGAGCCAGTGCGATTGCCTTTATGTTCACCGGTTTGACTGTCGCCACCGTGACAGGTGTGCCGCTCGGAACATTTATTGGCCAGATATTTGGCTGGAGAGCTACCTTCTGGGGAGTGGCTCTGTTAGGGATAATTGGAATTATCGCCAGCGCCCTTCTGATTCCTTCAGATCTTAAACAAGCACCAGCTTCCAAGTTTAGTGAACAGCTGAAAATTCTAAACAGCGGAAAACTGCTTTTAGCATTTAGTATTACTGCACTCGGATACGGAGGGACATTTGTATCTTTTACCTATCTGACACCGCTTCTTGAAGATGTAACAGGGTTTAGCGCAAAATGGGTCAGTATTATTCTTCTGGTTTACGGAGTGGCCGTGGCTATCGGCAATGTTTTTGGAGGCAAAGCATCTGACAAGGATCCATTAAAAGCGTTATTTTGGATGTTTACTCTTCAAGCCATTATTTTGGGCCTTCTCACTTTCGCAGCACCTTTTAAAACTTTTGGGCTTATCGCTATTTTTCTAATGGGATTATTTGCTTTCATGAATGTGCCAGGTCTTCAAATTCTGGTGGTAAACCTGGCTGAAAAGTATGTTCCTTCAGCTGTCAATGTGGCTTCCGCTTTAAATATTGCAGCTTTTAACATCGGAATTGCCATCGGCTCATTTGCTGGAGGACTGATCGTCGACTCTATCGGCTTAATTCACACACCTTGGCTTGGCGGAGTAATGGTGCTTGGTGCCGTATTTCTGACAGGATGGCTAAAAAAACTTGACAAACAAACTAACTAA
- a CDS encoding cytochrome c oxidase subunit II, whose translation MMHRSEKVWLILSFGMIIGFMLIAGYQAFAFEMGPPSYGERIDPQKVDETAPFDKPGIKKIGDNEYEVVMTLQVFSFTPSEIEVPAGSTVHFTLTSKDVVHGFQVAETNLNAMVVPGYVQKITQKFDKPGEYLVLCNEYCGAGHQMMSTTITVK comes from the coding sequence ATGATGCATCGTTCTGAAAAGGTATGGCTTATTTTAAGCTTTGGAATGATTATTGGATTCATGTTAATCGCTGGCTACCAGGCATTCGCCTTTGAAATGGGGCCGCCAAGCTATGGAGAGCGAATTGATCCTCAGAAAGTGGATGAAACAGCACCGTTCGATAAGCCAGGAATTAAGAAAATTGGCGATAATGAGTATGAAGTAGTTATGACTCTACAAGTGTTCAGTTTTACTCCGAGTGAGATAGAAGTGCCTGCAGGATCAACAGTTCATTTTACATTGACGTCAAAAGATGTCGTTCACGGGTTCCAGGTTGCCGAAACTAACTTAAATGCTATGGTTGTGCCTGGTTATGTACAAAAAATCACTCAGAAATTTGATAAGCCAGGCGAATATTTGGTTCTTTGCAATGAGTACTGCGGTGCGGGTCATCAAATGATGAGCACAACCATTACAGTGAAATAA
- a CDS encoding cation diffusion facilitator family transporter → MEKEKYQNLKLGERAAVISIAAYICLSVLKLTIGYVSDSAALKADGLNNTTDIIASIAVLIGLRISQRPPDKNHGYGHWKSETIASMVASFIMAAVGLQVLLNAVSSMFEGANESPDIIAAYTGVFSGAAMYFVYRYNKKLAIKINSKAVMAAAKDNISDAWVSIGTAIGIFGSQLNMPWLDPLTAIIVGLLICKTAWDIFVQASHELSDGFDEEKIKEYQDVIKKVNGVKGIKDIKGRSYGNNEVIDVVIMVNSTLDIKEAHDIATHVEKVMMQDHGVYDVHVHVEPN, encoded by the coding sequence ATGGAAAAGGAAAAGTATCAAAACCTTAAATTAGGTGAGCGTGCTGCGGTTATTAGTATTGCAGCTTATATATGTCTTTCTGTACTAAAATTAACAATTGGATATGTGAGTGATTCAGCTGCTTTGAAAGCGGATGGATTGAATAATACAACGGATATCATTGCTTCAATTGCAGTGCTTATAGGTCTTAGGATTTCCCAGCGTCCGCCGGATAAAAATCATGGGTATGGCCATTGGAAGAGTGAAACCATTGCATCTATGGTAGCTTCCTTCATTATGGCTGCTGTAGGTCTTCAAGTCCTGCTTAATGCTGTTTCATCCATGTTTGAAGGAGCTAATGAATCTCCTGATATCATTGCGGCATATACGGGAGTATTTTCTGGAGCGGCAATGTACTTTGTGTACCGCTATAACAAAAAATTAGCCATAAAAATTAACAGCAAGGCCGTAATGGCAGCTGCAAAGGACAATATTTCAGACGCATGGGTGAGTATCGGCACAGCCATCGGGATATTTGGGTCACAGCTGAACATGCCATGGCTTGATCCGTTAACAGCCATTATTGTCGGGCTCTTAATATGCAAAACGGCTTGGGATATTTTTGTACAAGCTTCCCATGAGCTTTCAGATGGATTTGATGAAGAAAAGATTAAAGAATATCAGGATGTCATCAAAAAAGTAAACGGAGTTAAAGGCATAAAAGATATTAAAGGAAGAAGCTACGGCAACAATGAAGTGATTGATGTGGTCATTATGGTTAATTCCACGCTTGATATTAAGGAAGCCCATGATATTGCGACACATGTGGAAAAAGTGATGATGCAGGATCATGGTGTTTATGATGTTCATGTCCATGTTGAACCAAATTGA
- a CDS encoding cbb3-type cytochrome c oxidase subunit I, protein METVIKQSAKTQVFKDKANKVMGISLEDGKLTKSYLSVAFLAILLGGILGLLQGLNRAGMLELPAWLNYYQVLTAHGLLLVVVLSAFFTIGYFYAGLSHTLGGLLPKVRKMAWIGFWMKIFGFVLAVIPILMNEASVMYTFYPPMAASPIFYIGLVFIVLGVWMCAFGAFINVASWRKRNPGQHIPILSFFATGVFVLLFFGSIPVAIEVFTIIPWAFGWVETINVMVARTLFWAFGHTLVNIWYLTAVSAWYVIVPKVIGGRRWNDLLTRIVVIALVIMNITGGFHHQIIDPGISEPVKYMHVFMSLAIGFPSLMTAYAMFAVFERTARRKGGKGIVGWYKKLPWGDVRFLAPFIAMAAFIPAGAGGIAQTTNQLNQVVHNTMWVVGHFHLTLGMSVVMTFFGLSYWLIPYVSKRVLTPQINKLGVIQTIIWTLGMIIMSGAMHWVGLLGSPRRTSYSTYFDNATALSWDPYLFFLAIGGTLLMIGVLMQVYAVFYLMFFAPKGNTEFPIAEVEEDEAPTPRWTERWGLWVVCMIALVGMAYVIPLVDFIVNAPPGSPPFKTW, encoded by the coding sequence GTGGAAACAGTTATTAAGCAATCAGCAAAAACACAAGTTTTTAAGGATAAAGCAAATAAAGTTATGGGGATTAGCCTCGAGGATGGAAAATTAACGAAATCATATTTATCTGTTGCTTTCTTAGCCATCCTTCTAGGCGGAATACTTGGACTGCTGCAAGGCCTGAACCGGGCTGGAATGCTCGAATTGCCAGCATGGCTGAACTATTATCAGGTTCTTACAGCTCATGGTCTTCTGCTGGTAGTCGTACTGTCGGCGTTCTTCACAATAGGATACTTCTATGCCGGGTTATCCCATACATTGGGCGGCCTGCTTCCTAAGGTCAGAAAGATGGCCTGGATTGGTTTCTGGATGAAGATTTTTGGATTTGTCCTAGCGGTGATTCCGATTTTAATGAATGAAGCATCTGTTATGTATACTTTCTATCCGCCAATGGCTGCTTCACCCATTTTCTATATCGGCTTAGTATTTATCGTATTGGGTGTATGGATGTGCGCCTTCGGTGCCTTTATCAATGTAGCCAGCTGGAGAAAGAGAAATCCCGGCCAGCACATCCCGATTCTATCTTTCTTTGCAACAGGCGTATTTGTTCTCTTATTCTTCGGTAGCATACCTGTAGCCATTGAGGTTTTCACTATAATTCCTTGGGCTTTTGGATGGGTGGAGACAATAAATGTTATGGTTGCACGCACGCTGTTCTGGGCGTTCGGCCATACGCTGGTTAACATCTGGTATTTAACAGCTGTATCCGCCTGGTATGTCATTGTGCCGAAAGTTATTGGCGGCCGAAGATGGAATGACCTCTTAACAAGGATTGTGGTTATTGCACTAGTAATTATGAATATTACCGGCGGCTTCCACCATCAAATTATTGACCCGGGTATTTCTGAACCTGTGAAATACATGCACGTGTTTATGAGTTTGGCCATTGGCTTCCCTTCATTAATGACTGCTTATGCAATGTTTGCAGTCTTTGAACGCACAGCGAGAAGGAAAGGCGGAAAAGGCATAGTTGGCTGGTACAAAAAGCTTCCTTGGGGAGACGTTAGATTCCTTGCACCATTTATCGCAATGGCTGCTTTTATCCCTGCTGGGGCAGGCGGCATTGCTCAAACTACAAACCAATTGAATCAGGTAGTTCATAACACGATGTGGGTCGTTGGCCATTTCCACTTAACACTTGGCATGTCAGTAGTTATGACGTTCTTTGGCCTAAGCTATTGGCTCATTCCTTATGTATCTAAAAGAGTTCTGACACCGCAGATCAATAAACTTGGAGTTATTCAAACGATTATATGGACGCTCGGTATGATCATCATGTCAGGTGCGATGCACTGGGTGGGTTTGCTGGGATCTCCGAGAAGAACTTCCTATTCAACATATTTTGATAATGCAACTGCTTTAAGCTGGGATCCTTATCTATTCTTCCTGGCAATCGGTGGCACGCTTCTAATGATTGGTGTCCTTATGCAGGTATACGCAGTTTTCTACCTCATGTTCTTTGCGCCAAAAGGAAACACAGAGTTCCCTATTGCGGAAGTGGAAGAGGATGAAGCGCCAACACCTAGATGGACAGAACGCTGGGGATTGTGGGTTGTGTGTATGATTGCCCTTGTCGGCATGGCATATGTCATTCCATTGGTCGATTTCATTGTCAATGCGCCTCCAGGTTCTCCTCCATTTAAAACCTGGTAA
- a CDS encoding alpha/beta hydrolase, with amino-acid sequence MKEREVEFNTDVKIKGTVSFPKESEGRLPLVIIIHGSGPVDRDGNAKVMQMNAYKMLAEFFASAGVAVLRYDKRGAGVSGGDFYQTGMWDLVNDGAAAVKTALELPEIDPKRIFLLGHSEGCTLIPPINKKAEAAGIIFLAGHAENVRNASELQVKLLEEEIKEMKGVNGIILRALKVHKTAASKQKKIFDEMMESEEAVMKKGFTKINAKWAREHFQYKMEEDLAAITCPVLAITGNKDVQVDPEHVHLFAEKVNGPAESYNVSDMNHLLRDQEEQTSMLKLKSIYKRSLSKPLSAEMLDIIEEWTKKYIL; translated from the coding sequence ATGAAAGAACGTGAGGTCGAATTCAATACAGATGTAAAAATAAAGGGGACAGTGAGTTTTCCGAAAGAGTCCGAAGGAAGGCTTCCCCTTGTTATTATAATTCATGGTTCAGGCCCTGTTGACCGGGATGGCAATGCGAAGGTTATGCAGATGAATGCTTATAAGATGCTTGCTGAGTTTTTTGCATCAGCCGGTGTAGCGGTTCTTAGATATGACAAGCGGGGAGCCGGTGTGAGCGGGGGTGACTTTTATCAAACAGGCATGTGGGATTTAGTTAACGACGGAGCAGCAGCTGTAAAGACGGCTCTCGAACTGCCGGAAATTGACCCTAAAAGAATATTTCTGCTGGGTCACAGTGAAGGATGTACATTAATTCCTCCTATTAATAAGAAGGCGGAAGCTGCAGGTATTATCTTTCTTGCCGGTCACGCGGAAAATGTCAGGAATGCATCTGAGCTGCAAGTAAAACTGCTGGAAGAAGAAATTAAAGAAATGAAGGGAGTGAATGGGATAATTCTTCGTGCTTTAAAAGTTCATAAAACTGCCGCTTCCAAACAAAAGAAAATTTTTGATGAAATGATGGAATCAGAAGAGGCAGTAATGAAAAAAGGATTTACAAAGATCAATGCAAAATGGGCAAGAGAGCATTTTCAATATAAGATGGAAGAAGATTTGGCTGCAATTACATGTCCCGTTCTTGCTATTACCGGTAATAAAGATGTTCAAGTCGATCCTGAGCATGTACATCTTTTTGCTGAAAAAGTGAATGGCCCAGCTGAGAGCTATAATGTCTCGGATATGAACCATCTTCTTAGAGATCAGGAAGAACAAACTTCTATGCTAAAGCTGAAGTCGATTTATAAAAGAAGTCTTTCAAAGCCGCTGAGCGCTGAAATGCTGGACATAATTGAAGAATGGACGAAGAAGTATATTCTCTAA
- a CDS encoding SCO family protein — MFLKNRTALSSLLVLMFGIVLFYIGTDGFQAFTAETARVNQLMDEKPQFPDVTLEDNNGRTYSFSEFEGKYVFITFLYTSCGTVCPELEVNMSEVYKRIPEEYIGHDIQFLSISFDPERDDPKTLDTYRKAFGSDGETWRMARIPEQQELDSLLDRFGVIVIPDEYGNFAHNSAFYLVNPKGQLIEVMDYTLIEEAADRVTEIMRSGREE; from the coding sequence ATGTTTCTAAAAAATAGAACGGCTTTATCAAGCTTGCTAGTACTGATGTTTGGCATAGTCCTTTTTTACATTGGCACAGATGGGTTTCAGGCTTTTACTGCTGAAACAGCCAGGGTTAATCAGTTAATGGATGAAAAGCCTCAGTTCCCGGATGTAACGCTTGAAGACAATAATGGAAGGACCTACTCTTTCTCGGAATTTGAAGGGAAGTATGTTTTTATTACATTCTTATATACTTCATGCGGTACGGTTTGCCCCGAGCTTGAGGTTAATATGTCTGAAGTATATAAACGGATTCCGGAAGAGTATATTGGCCACGACATTCAATTCCTTAGCATCAGTTTTGATCCGGAGAGGGATGATCCGAAAACATTGGATACTTACCGTAAGGCTTTCGGCAGTGACGGAGAAACGTGGAGAATGGCGAGGATACCGGAACAGCAGGAGCTTGACTCTTTGCTGGATCGGTTTGGCGTCATTGTCATACCGGATGAATACGGCAACTTTGCCCATAACTCGGCTTTTTATCTGGTGAACCCAAAAGGACAGTTAATCGAAGTCATGGACTACACCTTGATTGAAGAAGCGGCTGATCGGGTAACGGAGATTATGCGCAGCGGGAGGGAAGAATGA
- a CDS encoding winged helix-turn-helix transcriptional regulator translates to MLAYNIPVEATLDVIGGKWKVVIMCHLIKGEKRTSEFKRLMPGITQKMLTQQLRELEADEVVNRTVFDQVPPKVVYSLTDYGWSLRPILDAMCNWGEGHIELTGGELVE, encoded by the coding sequence ATGTTGGCTTACAATATACCGGTAGAAGCTACTTTAGATGTGATTGGCGGGAAGTGGAAAGTTGTAATTATGTGTCATTTAATTAAAGGTGAAAAGCGAACTAGCGAGTTTAAACGCCTTATGCCTGGGATTACGCAAAAAATGCTGACTCAGCAGCTTCGTGAACTTGAAGCGGATGAGGTTGTAAACCGCACTGTTTTTGATCAGGTGCCCCCTAAGGTTGTATATTCTTTAACAGATTACGGATGGTCACTTCGCCCGATCCTGGATGCAATGTGCAACTGGGGAGAAGGGCATATTGAGTTAACAGGCGGAGAGCTTGTGGAATAA
- a CDS encoding cytochrome c oxidase subunit 2A translates to METRKVDQSSSKEHNSLKGTFFSVTVVGLGIFVTYLILYGLYMARI, encoded by the coding sequence GTGGAAACACGAAAAGTGGACCAGAGCAGTTCAAAAGAACATAACTCTCTAAAGGGTACGTTCTTTTCAGTTACAGTAGTAGGGCTTGGGATCTTTGTTACTTATTTAATCTTGTACGGCCTGTATATGGCCAGAATATAG